The sequence GCTAAGCTCTGGGCTCACCGTTCTTGATCCAGGGCATTACATTGAAACGCTCTGTAAAAAGAAATTTGTTGAATTATTTGAAACGTGGAAAAAGGAAGAAAAATGGGATGTTGAATTTTTCTGTTCGAGTGTCAATACAAATCCATTTCAGTGGGTTTAATTAAAATAAAAAAGGAGTCATGTAGCATGTATGAAAATTTAGTATCACGCTTTTTGCGCTACGTAAAAACAGAAACAAGATCTAATCCGGAAAGTAAGACAACACCTTCAACTCAAACGCAAGTTGATTTTGCACATATTTTAGCGGAAGAGCTAAAAGAAATTGGCATGTCTGAGGTGGCTTATAATGAAGCAAATGGTTTTGTCACAGCAACGCTGCCAAGCAATACAACAAAAGCAGTTCGTAGTATTGGCTTTATCGCTCATATGGATACTGCTGATTTTAATGCAGTCAACGTACAACCTCAATTAGTAAAAAATTATGATGGACAATCAGATATTGCGTTAGATGCTGAGGGTAAATACAAATTAACCGTAAAAGACTTCCCTAATTTGGCTCATTATACAGGGCAAACTCTGATTACGACTGATGGTAGCACATTGTTAGGAGCAGATGATAAATCTGGAATTGCAGAAATTATGACTGCAATGGAATCATTAATTAAAAACCCAACAATTAAACATGGCAAGATTCGTGTAGCATTTGGTCCAGACGAAGAAATTGGGGTTGGAGCAGACAAATTTGACGTGAAAGAATTCGACGTTGACTTTGCTTATACGATAGATGGTGGTCCAGTGGGAGAGCTACAATACGAAACGTTTAGTGCAGCTCAAGCAGATATTACAATACTAGGAAAAAATGTACATCCAGGCACAGCTAAAGATACGATGATTAATGCGTTGCAATTGGCCATTGATTTTCAAAATGAGCTTCCTGGTGAAGAAGTACCTGAAAAAACAGAAGGTAGAGAAGGATTTTTCCATTTGATGAGCTTGTCAGGAAATCCAGAAGAAGCAAAAATGAGCTATATCATAAGAGATCATAACCGCGAAAAATTCGAAGACAGAAAAGAATTGCTAAAAAAGGTTCAAAGTAAATTAAATGCATCATTTGATCAAGAACGAATTTTAATTCATATGTATGATCAGTATTACAATATGAAAGAAATTATTGAAAAAGATATGAGTATTGTGGAGATTGCCAAAAAGGCCATGGAAAATCTTTCAATTAAGCCGATTATTGAACCGGTTCGAGGTGGAACAGATGGTTCTAAAATCTCTTATTTAGGTATTCCAACGCCTAATATTTTCGCTGGTGGAGAAAATATGCATGGTCGTTTTGAGTTTGTTGCAGTTGAAAGCATGGAAAAAGCAACGGATTTAATTATTGAAATTGCGCGATTAAACGAGGAAATTGCCTAATGTTTAGTACTTCCCCAGTTCCTTTTTATCTTGTGATAGTCAACGTATATGTTTTTGGGCTGATGTGGTGGGATAAACGAAAAGCAATCCGGCATGAATGGAGAATTCCGGAAAGTAATTTGTTGTTCATGGGAATAATTGGTGGTGGATTAGGTGGAATAATTGCAAGACAGCTCTTTCATCATAAGACCAGAAAAAGAAAATTTTTGATTTGTTTTGTCATAGGAATACTTGTAGATTTTGCTTTAATTTTCATCTATGGCTGGCAAGGTTAAATAAGAATCAGGGTGTGAAGTTTTCATGCCCTGATTTTTATTAATAAATCCTAAGAAAGGAGGAATAAATTGAAAAATAAAAAAGTTCATTTATTGTTAAATATTTTAGGAATTATCGTCATTATCTATTTAATTATTCATGTATTTAAAGGAGAAATTGGAAAGGTCTTCAATCAATTGTTTCAAACCAATCCTCTTATACTAGCGCTTGTCTTAATATTAGGAATCTTGTACTTAATGTGTGAAGGCTATATGATTAAACAACTTGCTGCTTCATTTTCCAACCAGTTTACAACGAAAATGGGCATCTGCTGTGCAAGCTCGGTAGCTTTTTTTCGAGTGGTTACTTTTGGTAGCGGGACAACAATTTCTGAGGTATTATTTTATCGTAGTAAAGGAATGGACACCTCTGATGGGATCGGGATGACCATCTTACATATGATTTTTTATAAGACCGCGCTTTTATTGACCAGTATCTGTGCATTGTTCTATACATATTCTTGGCTGACTCATACTTTTCACCACGTTTTATTATTTTTGATCTTAGGTATGATTTTAACGCTATTGATGATTGTTCTTTTGCTTTTCATTACATTAAAAGAGAATTGGCATAGAAGGTTAGTCACGTTTTTAGATAGAAAAATAAAACGAGCTAGCTGGCGTCAAAAACTAAAAAAATTTAATGAGCAAGTGATTTCTTTGAGAGCAAGCGTTCAGAAGATGATTGCAGAGCCAGCCCACGTATTTTTTGTATTCGTTCTTAATATAGGAAAACTTTTTTTCTGGTATAGTATTCCTTATATTGTACTGCATCAAGAGTCAAATATTTCCTATTTATTTTCAATCTCATTGGTTGCGCTAACGTTAATTTTATCTGGGGTCATTCCAACGCCGGCTGGGATTGGTTCGTTTGAATTTGTCTATATGCTTTTGTTTAGACCAGTTGTTGGTACCGTCTTAGCTATTTCCTCTCTGTTATTATACCGCTTTGCTTCTTATATTTTCCCTTTTATATGTGGTATGATATATGAAGGAATGAAAAAAAGAAAGCAATTAAAGCGCGAGATAAAGTCTATTCGGCGCAATCAGAATGTGTAAAAGAAAGAGGAAAGTTATGCTAACATTTGAAGAAAAAAAAGCTGTTTTTGCATCTTATAAAGAATTAGAAGAAGTGCCAGTGTCAATGAACCGTTTAAATTATCATTTTGCGCAAAGTGCAGTCGCTAAAACAATGGTGGTAAAATTCTTACATCCAAAAAGTGCTAATGCCTTTGTATACGCTGGTTATTTACCTAAAGAAGAAACCAAAGATGGATATATTTCGGTCCGTGATGCGGATGAAAAAACGATTTGTATGTTGGTAGAAAAAGCGATTGACTATTTAAAAAAGACAGAGGACGGATATGTAGAAGGTTATCAAGAAGTCTGGGAAGATGACCATGCGGATTCTTTAACCCTAATGTATGAAAACCCAATGTGGACGGTGCTTATGTCCAGTGGGAGTGTCGAAGCAGTGTTTAAAACTAAAGAAGCTGCTGAGAGTTATTTAGAAGATGAAGGTTTTTGGCTTCATTAAGCAAAAACTTAGACATTAGCTAGAGACAGAGGACTATTTCGTGCTAGAGTGTGACACAAAAGTGAGGTGGACTTTTGTGTCACACTTTTTTTGATTTGAACGTCGTAAAAAAGATCAAGAGTTTTTCTTTGACCTTTACTGACCAATTAGGTATAATAGAATCATAAAGTCAAAGGAGGAAAGAAAATGAATATAGAAAAAATGACAACAGCTTTGCAAGAAGCAATTGCGGAGGCTCAACAAGTTGCGCTTACGCGACGTCATCAAGAAATTGATATTCCTCATTTATGGAAAATATTTGTCCAACCCGGACATTTCGGTCGTGACTTTTATCAAGATGCTGGTTTGAATATGGAACAATTTGAACAAGAAATTGACACAGCAATAGATGAAATTCCAACTATTGAAGGTGGAAATGTCCAATATGGGCAAAATCTTAGTCAAAATTTGTTTCATTTACTCCAAGAAGCAGACCAATTAAAAGATAATTTTCAAGATGAGTTTTTATCAACAGAAATTGTCTTGCTGGCTTTAATGAAATTAAAAAATTATCGTTTAACAAAATATTTGCACGCACAAGGGATAAATGAAAAAGAATTACGAAATAATATAGAAGAAATGAGGGGAGGAGATCGCGTGACCTCTAAAAATCAAGAAGAACAATATAAGGCACTAGAAAAGTATGGAACCGATTTAGTTCAAGCAGTTAAAAGTGGGAAACAAGATCCTGTTATTGGTCGTGATGAAGAAATACGTGACGTTATTCGTATTTTATCAAGAAAAACGAAAAATAATCCTGTTCTAATAGGAGATCCAGGGGTAGGGAAAACGGCTATTGTTGAAGGTTTGGCGCAGAGAATTGTTCGAAAAGATGTCCCAGAAAATTTAAAAGACAAAACTATTTTTTCTTTGGATATGGGCGCATTGATTGCTGGTGCAAAATTCCGTGGTGAATTTGAAGAACGCCTAAAAGCTGTTCTTAAAGAAGTCAATAAAAGTGATGGGAAAATCATTCTGTTTATTGATGAAATCCATACCATTGTAAGCGCAGGTAAGACAGAGGGCAGCATGGATGCTGGAAACTTGTTAAAACCAATGTTAGCTAGAGGAGAGCTCCATTGTATTGGGGCAACGACACTAGATGAATACCGTGAGTACATGGAAAAAGACAAAGCTCTCGAACGTCGTTTCCAAAAGGTATTAGTAAAAGAGCCTACAGTAGAGGATACGGTTAGTATTTTACGAGGTTTGAAAGATCGTTTTGAGATTCATCATGGCGTGAATATCCATGACAATGCTCTAGTCGCTGCGGCTACTCTTTCAAATCGCTATATAACGGATCGCTATTTACCAGATAAGGCAATTGATTTGGTTGATGAAGCATGTGCGACGATACGAGTAGAAATGAACTCGATGCCAACGGAGCTAGACCAAGTTACCAGACGTTTGATGCAACTTGAAATTGAAGAAGCTGCACTCAAAAAAGAGCAAGATGAAGCCAGTAAAAAACGTTTAACAGGTCTACAAAAAGAATTAGCAGAGTTACGTGAAGAAGCAAATTCTATGAAAATGCGTTGGGAAACTGAAAAAGAAGAGGTAGGAAAAGTAAGTAGCAAGCGTGAAGAAATTGATCAAGCTCGGCATGAGTTAGAAGATGCAGAAAATAATTATGATCTTGAACGAGCAGCTGTTTTGCGCCACGGTACAATTCCTAAATTAACGCAAGAGTTAAAAGAATTAGAAGAAAAAGGAAAAGAGTCTAATACTAGATTAGTTCAGGAGTCTGTCACAGAAAACGAAATTTCTGAAGTGGTAGGTAGAATGACGGGCATCCCTGTGAGCAAGTTAGTAGAAGGAGAACGAGAAAAAATCCTACGTTTGAATGAAACGTTGCACAAACGTGTAATTGGGCAAAATGAAGCGGTTGATGCGGTTTCAGATGCGGTGATTCGATCACGTGCGGGCTTGCAAGACCCAAACCGTCCACTTGGTTCTTTCTTATTTTTAGGGCCAACAGGTGTTGGGAAAACAGAATTAGCTAAAGCTCTAGCAGAAAATTTATTCGACTCTGAGGATCATATGGTAAGAATTGATATGAGTGAATACATGGAAAAACACAGTATTTCACGTCTAGTAGGGGCTCCTCCAGGTTATGTTGGTTATGAAGAAGGAGGACAATTAACCGAGGCTGTTCGCCGGAACCCTTATACCATTGTTCTTTTGGATGAAATTGAAAAAGCACATCCAGATGTTTTCAATATTCTTTTGCAAGTCTTAGATGATGGACGTTTAACCGATAGCAAAGGTCGAATCGTTGATTTTAAAAATACTGTGTTGATCATGACAAGTAATATCGGTTCGCAATTCTTGCTTGATGGCGTAGATGAAAAAGGACAGATTTCAAGTGAAAGTGAGGAGCAAGTGATGACGCTCCTAAAAGCCCACTTTAAACCTGAGTTTTTAAATCGTATTGATGATACGATCTTGTTTACACCACTTAGTCTTGAAGATGTTAAGGAAATCATTGGCAAAATGACGCAACAGTTGACGAAGAGACTAGAACATCAAGAAATCCAGCTAGATATCACAGATGATGCCAAATCTTGGATTGCTGAAAATGCCTATGATCCAGTTTACGGGGCACGTCCGCTTAAACGTTTCTTAACCAAAGAAGTAGAAACGCCTCTGGCTAAAGAAATTGTTGCTGGAAAAGTTTTGCCACATACAAAAGTGTTGGTTTCGTTAGTAGATCAGCACTTGGTATTTAAAAATCAACAGATTTTAGAAGAACAAGTAGGATGATAAATCCTGCAAAGGTCTCTGAGCTCGAGTAGCAAAATACCTATGTTCAAGCAATAAGACAATAGGCATGAATGGCTAAATTTCCGAGAAGGGTTTACCGTCCCTATTCAGTTAGAATTAAAGTGTGAACCAAAAGTACTTCGTTACTTTTGGCTCATACTTTTTTTGATATAATGTATTTTTGGTAAATCTTCACATTTTCTCCATTTTTATTTTAAAATATTGTACAATATAAGTAAAATAGGAATGAGAAAGGATAAACGCAATGTCTGGATTAAATGCAACAAAATTTTTATCAGTGGTTTTACTAAGTAGTAGTATGCTTTCCGCAAATTTAACTGTATATGCACAGGAGACAAGCACAGCACAACTTTCGAGTCAGATTCAAAGTAGCACAGCTGTAACGGATGGAACTTCCGAAATAACCAGCAGTACGGTTTCTCAAGACACCAAACCAAGCAGTTCGTCTGCTGAAACTAAAACAAGTAATGCAGGAGATTCCAAGCTAAGCGCCGTTAAATCATATGATACGGTTCGTTATAATGGGAAAACGGTTCAACTAGAAAGGCAGTCAAAGGGAGTGCCTTATCATACGCCCACCAATCTGAATGATTACACACAAGGAACAATGGGGTCAACATTGAAACCAAATGCACTGGTTAAAGCTGGAGTGAGTGGGATTCCTGTAACAGATAAAACAAGACCAAGAGCAGACGTTATTGATGTTTCTTCTTATCAAGGAAGTCTTAGTGTCGCAGATTTTCAACATATGAAAAGTAACGGAGTTCAAGCAATTCTAGTGAAATTAACAGAAGGAACGTCATACGTCAATCCTTTTGCAAAATCACAGGTAGAAAATGCTAAAGCAGCTGGATTAAATGTGGGAGCTTACCACTTTAGTTGGTTTACTGATCAATCAAGCGCTGAGGCTGAAGCTGACTTTTTTGCAGGAAAAGCAAGAGAATACGGACTTAGTGAAAATACGGTAATGATCAATGATGTCGAAAATCCTGCAGTGAACAATGGCTATGCGACTCAAAATTCTATTTATTTCGCCTTGCGATTAATTAATGGTGGGTTTAAAACAGTCGTTCACTATAGTTCTGTGAGCTGGTTTGATTCAGGCATCTTAAATGCTAGTCTTTTAGACAAGGACTCTATTTGGGTGGCTCAATATCCCAATAATCCGCTAGCAAGCAATTTACTCAATACAGACTACGGTGCATGGCAATGGGCAAGTGATTTGACTTTTCCAAATATTAGTGGAAAAGAATTTGATGTTTCTATTGATTATGCAGGGTATTTGTCCAATTCTGGAAATGTACCAAATACGCAAGCTAAGCCTGTAATCGTTCGTTATGTCAACCAATCGGACAATAGCTCTATTCAGTCGGAGACCAGCTTAAATGGAAAATTAGGAGAAAACTACGTGGTTTCCCCACCGCCTATTCAAGGCTATTCATATCGTTCTTCTGATTCCAATCTAATTGGTAGGTTTACGGAAACGGAGCAGACAGTTACCCTTTATTACCAAAAAGAAAGTCAACCTAAAGGAACAACTGCCGTTAGTGTTTCTTCGGATCAAAACACAGTAACTGCAACTTTTACACCATCTGAGGGTGAAGAAAACATAGCAAGCGTCTCTTTCCCAACATGGAGTCAACAAGATTCGAGTAAGAAAAACTGGTATTCTGCTACTAAACAAGCAAATGGGACATGGACTGCTCAAATTCCCGTATCAGACTTTGGAAAATCTGGAAACTATTCGATTCATACCTATGCTACAACAAATAGTGGAAAATTAGTTGGAGTTGCTTCAGGTAGTTTTACTATTTCAACACCTAATATTCACTATCAGGTGGAAAATGTGGATAATATCAATGGTTCTTTTGATGTCATAGTAAAAAATACAGTTGCTAATAACTTAAAATCTGTTTCAATTCCTGCATGGGCAGATAGCAAGCAAGCAGACCTTGTTTGGTATAATGCTACAAAACAGCCAGATGGCTCATTCAAAGCAACAATCAAGGCTAGTGAACATGGAAATAGGACGGGTCACTATAATTTTCACATATATACAGTAACAGATTCTGGTATTTCAGTAAATGTATCAACAGCAGGTACAGAAGTTAAAATGGATAAAGTAAATGATGGAAGTGTAACGTTAAGTAGTTTGGAAGACACGATTACTTTAGATGCTTCTTTGACGAATTTAGGCTTTAAACCTTCAAATGTTCAAATGGCAATTTGGGGTGACAAAGATGGGCAAAATGATTTGAAATGGGTGACTTTAAATTCTACCGGGTCTGGTAAGTATCAAGCAACAGATTCAATCTTATCTCATAAAGAGACGGGTCTATATCATGCTCATCTGTATTACGCATATAATGGGAAATTATATGGCGTTAAAGCGATGACATTCTCTGTATCAGATACATCGTATACTATCAAAAACACAGTTTTAGACAAAGCTAAGGGAACTTGGAAAACTACAATTATTTTAAATAAAGCTCCCTTTGGAGTAGATTATGTTAAAATTCCCACTTGGAGTAAATCAGATCAATCTGATATAACTTGGAGCAATGCTAGAAAAATTTCTGAAAATATATATGAGTATGAAGATTCTATTAGCAATCATCAAGGAAATAGAGGTCGTTATTCTATTCATGTATATTTGTACGATAAGCTAGGAAACCTAAAAGGAATGACTAGTCCAGGAATTGATTTATAAGGAAAGTAAGTTTCACTATAAAAATTCCGAAAAAACAAAAACAAGACCATTGGTCTTGTTTTTGTTTTATTAAAAATAATCACTAAAATATGGTTCTTGATCGGGAATAATTCTCTCAAGTGTTCGTAAGGTCTCTAAGTCTGTTTGGATCCGTTCAATCCTATATAAGTAAGAAGGTCTGCGATAACTCATCATCAATGCAGTAAAGGTTTGAATATCCAAGTGGACAGGATGTCCAAGAGGTTCATCTGTGATAGTCAAATGATCGTTCTCATCCCAAATCATTCCAAAAATACGATTATTCCACTCTGCCAAAGGATCTTTGATACAAAAATGGAAAGGCTTGCCAGTGCTTGCAAAAGGATAATGAGATAAAAATTGGAAAACATCCACGATACGTGCCATAAAATAAGGCTCAATGGTTTCTTTGATTTCGCTATCTTCAAATAAAAAGGCAATTGGTTCATTTTTAAAGGTTTCACCTTTAACATATTGAATCATAGAAAAATGAGCAGAAATGAAATTCCATAATCCTTTTCTTGCTTCTTGATTGAGATAGACAATTTCTTTAATATGAAATACTTCTTGGGCAATCCAGTATAGACAAAAACCAATTGGCTTTTTATTTTCGTTGTAATAGACCGCTGCAGTACGTTCCTCTTCATTTTCCCAACGCCAATACTCTTCCCAGTTGAGCTCATTTCGAATCATGGCTGCATGATTTTTTTTTGCAAATTGATCATAGACTTCAATCACATCCGCATGATCAATCGGTAACCGCTCGACATAGCCTGAGACAGGAAGTGGTTTGGGCAGTTGTGTGTCTTTCACTTTAAAGGTCATTTTGTCAGACATAATTTCCCAACCTTTTCTACGATAGTAAGGGATACTATAAGGAAAAAGATACGAAATCCATTGTTTATTTTTGCGCATTTGCTCTAAGCTTAGTTTGATGAGGTCATTCATTAGTCCAAGATTAGCATATTCCGGATAGGTTCCCACGCCGGTTATGCCCCCCATCTTGTAAAGATTTCCATGGATATTGACTTCACAAGGGTAAATTGCAATTTGTGAAATGAGTTTTTCTTGGTCGAACCAACCAAATACTTCCGCAGATCTTAGAACAGGTCTTTTTGCTTGAACAATCTCACGTTCGTCTTCGTACCCACTTTCCTCTATATCAGAATCAGTTACTTGGAAAACATAACGCAAAAGTTCATTAAATTGTTTTAAATGTTTTAGTTCTACTGGTTTCAAAGTGAGCTGATTACGTTTGTCACTTTTGTCCATAATTTCGCCATCTTTCTTTTTAAATTATCTTTATTATACCAATCTTTTTTTAAATAGAAATGCTTAATGATAAAATATTCAAAATCATTTTGTTGGTTTGTTTGGAAAAACCTTTTCAAGAACTTAGAACCTTGCTATAATCAAAGATGCTTAGTCAATAGAAAGTAGGATAGCATATATGAATATAGAAGAAATGAAAAAACGGCAAAAAATGATTCGAAACTTTTCAATCATTGCCCATATAGATCACGGAAAATCAACCTTAGCTGACCGAATTCTTGAGATGACCAATACGGTTTCATCAAGAGAAATGCAAGAGCAACTACTTGATTCGATGGACTTAGAAAGAGAACGGGGCATTACCATTAAATTAAATGCAGTTGAACTACATTATGAGGCAAAAGATGGTCAAACCTATATCTTTCATCTTATTGATACACCGGGACATGTAGATTTTACGTATGAGGTTTCACGCAGTTTAGCAGCCTGTGAAGGGGCGATCTTGGTTGTTGATGCCGC is a genomic window of Vagococcus entomophilus containing:
- a CDS encoding GNAT family N-acetyltransferase, producing MDKSDKRNQLTLKPVELKHLKQFNELLRYVFQVTDSDIEESGYEDEREIVQAKRPVLRSAEVFGWFDQEKLISQIAIYPCEVNIHGNLYKMGGITGVGTYPEYANLGLMNDLIKLSLEQMRKNKQWISYLFPYSIPYYRRKGWEIMSDKMTFKVKDTQLPKPLPVSGYVERLPIDHADVIEVYDQFAKKNHAAMIRNELNWEEYWRWENEEERTAAVYYNENKKPIGFCLYWIAQEVFHIKEIVYLNQEARKGLWNFISAHFSMIQYVKGETFKNEPIAFLFEDSEIKETIEPYFMARIVDVFQFLSHYPFASTGKPFHFCIKDPLAEWNNRIFGMIWDENDHLTITDEPLGHPVHLDIQTFTALMMSYRRPSYLYRIERIQTDLETLRTLERIIPDQEPYFSDYF
- a CDS encoding DUF1294 domain-containing protein, whose product is MFSTSPVPFYLVIVNVYVFGLMWWDKRKAIRHEWRIPESNLLFMGIIGGGLGGIIARQLFHHKTRKRKFLICFVIGILVDFALIFIYGWQG
- a CDS encoding GBS Bsp-like repeat-containing protein: MSGLNATKFLSVVLLSSSMLSANLTVYAQETSTAQLSSQIQSSTAVTDGTSEITSSTVSQDTKPSSSSAETKTSNAGDSKLSAVKSYDTVRYNGKTVQLERQSKGVPYHTPTNLNDYTQGTMGSTLKPNALVKAGVSGIPVTDKTRPRADVIDVSSYQGSLSVADFQHMKSNGVQAILVKLTEGTSYVNPFAKSQVENAKAAGLNVGAYHFSWFTDQSSAEAEADFFAGKAREYGLSENTVMINDVENPAVNNGYATQNSIYFALRLINGGFKTVVHYSSVSWFDSGILNASLLDKDSIWVAQYPNNPLASNLLNTDYGAWQWASDLTFPNISGKEFDVSIDYAGYLSNSGNVPNTQAKPVIVRYVNQSDNSSIQSETSLNGKLGENYVVSPPPIQGYSYRSSDSNLIGRFTETEQTVTLYYQKESQPKGTTAVSVSSDQNTVTATFTPSEGEENIASVSFPTWSQQDSSKKNWYSATKQANGTWTAQIPVSDFGKSGNYSIHTYATTNSGKLVGVASGSFTISTPNIHYQVENVDNINGSFDVIVKNTVANNLKSVSIPAWADSKQADLVWYNATKQPDGSFKATIKASEHGNRTGHYNFHIYTVTDSGISVNVSTAGTEVKMDKVNDGSVTLSSLEDTITLDASLTNLGFKPSNVQMAIWGDKDGQNDLKWVTLNSTGSGKYQATDSILSHKETGLYHAHLYYAYNGKLYGVKAMTFSVSDTSYTIKNTVLDKAKGTWKTTIILNKAPFGVDYVKIPTWSKSDQSDITWSNARKISENIYEYEDSISNHQGNRGRYSIHVYLYDKLGNLKGMTSPGIDL
- the pepT gene encoding peptidase T, which translates into the protein MYENLVSRFLRYVKTETRSNPESKTTPSTQTQVDFAHILAEELKEIGMSEVAYNEANGFVTATLPSNTTKAVRSIGFIAHMDTADFNAVNVQPQLVKNYDGQSDIALDAEGKYKLTVKDFPNLAHYTGQTLITTDGSTLLGADDKSGIAEIMTAMESLIKNPTIKHGKIRVAFGPDEEIGVGADKFDVKEFDVDFAYTIDGGPVGELQYETFSAAQADITILGKNVHPGTAKDTMINALQLAIDFQNELPGEEVPEKTEGREGFFHLMSLSGNPEEAKMSYIIRDHNREKFEDRKELLKKVQSKLNASFDQERILIHMYDQYYNMKEIIEKDMSIVEIAKKAMENLSIKPIIEPVRGGTDGSKISYLGIPTPNIFAGGENMHGRFEFVAVESMEKATDLIIEIARLNEEIA
- the clpB gene encoding ATP-dependent chaperone ClpB, whose protein sequence is MNIEKMTTALQEAIAEAQQVALTRRHQEIDIPHLWKIFVQPGHFGRDFYQDAGLNMEQFEQEIDTAIDEIPTIEGGNVQYGQNLSQNLFHLLQEADQLKDNFQDEFLSTEIVLLALMKLKNYRLTKYLHAQGINEKELRNNIEEMRGGDRVTSKNQEEQYKALEKYGTDLVQAVKSGKQDPVIGRDEEIRDVIRILSRKTKNNPVLIGDPGVGKTAIVEGLAQRIVRKDVPENLKDKTIFSLDMGALIAGAKFRGEFEERLKAVLKEVNKSDGKIILFIDEIHTIVSAGKTEGSMDAGNLLKPMLARGELHCIGATTLDEYREYMEKDKALERRFQKVLVKEPTVEDTVSILRGLKDRFEIHHGVNIHDNALVAAATLSNRYITDRYLPDKAIDLVDEACATIRVEMNSMPTELDQVTRRLMQLEIEEAALKKEQDEASKKRLTGLQKELAELREEANSMKMRWETEKEEVGKVSSKREEIDQARHELEDAENNYDLERAAVLRHGTIPKLTQELKELEEKGKESNTRLVQESVTENEISEVVGRMTGIPVSKLVEGEREKILRLNETLHKRVIGQNEAVDAVSDAVIRSRAGLQDPNRPLGSFLFLGPTGVGKTELAKALAENLFDSEDHMVRIDMSEYMEKHSISRLVGAPPGYVGYEEGGQLTEAVRRNPYTIVLLDEIEKAHPDVFNILLQVLDDGRLTDSKGRIVDFKNTVLIMTSNIGSQFLLDGVDEKGQISSESEEQVMTLLKAHFKPEFLNRIDDTILFTPLSLEDVKEIIGKMTQQLTKRLEHQEIQLDITDDAKSWIAENAYDPVYGARPLKRFLTKEVETPLAKEIVAGKVLPHTKVLVSLVDQHLVFKNQQILEEQVG
- a CDS encoding lysylphosphatidylglycerol synthase transmembrane domain-containing protein; protein product: MKNKKVHLLLNILGIIVIIYLIIHVFKGEIGKVFNQLFQTNPLILALVLILGILYLMCEGYMIKQLAASFSNQFTTKMGICCASSVAFFRVVTFGSGTTISEVLFYRSKGMDTSDGIGMTILHMIFYKTALLLTSICALFYTYSWLTHTFHHVLLFLILGMILTLLMIVLLLFITLKENWHRRLVTFLDRKIKRASWRQKLKKFNEQVISLRASVQKMIAEPAHVFFVFVLNIGKLFFWYSIPYIVLHQESNISYLFSISLVALTLILSGVIPTPAGIGSFEFVYMLLFRPVVGTVLAISSLLLYRFASYIFPFICGMIYEGMKKRKQLKREIKSIRRNQNV